One segment of Hippopotamus amphibius kiboko isolate mHipAmp2 chromosome 2, mHipAmp2.hap2, whole genome shotgun sequence DNA contains the following:
- the AJM1 gene encoding apical junction component 1 homolog — protein MTRTDPPDLLVSTVYQDIKVAAPGPVSRPRPCERPMARPAAPAPFNKRHCRSFDFLEALDGAAMEARPEPPPPEPAAPRARSRDGEPRRRARSKSAPRAAPGLAPAPASPPVLPRRGREAQRAARADASPRREPAYPALRALANELHPIKLQPQRGGPGRIAPLCAAANRCAPAEPPAGPAPHVRCRLDIKPDDAVLQHAARGSRPCGPAETTPWPRAAPQLHGLTVPGPRHVALSRTPTPSDSYCADPRALYCDGPLPGPRDYSERRSLPFTTPPGPTQFFYTEEPEGHPGGFMAGPGPPFDSYYPRPFLSEEPPGPSPRRGGSYYAAEVRTFPVQEPPSRSYYGEAPRAYGPPCGPRYAPEEPRVHPAARPFHTEDFGRYRNRDALTRTYPHPRGSPAWGDWGPRPYRTLQGAPPPDPGPLLASWHGGTGTSPPRLATDSRHYSRSWDNILASAPRREDPLGRGRSYENLLGREAREPRGTSPEGRRPPVIVNLSTSPRRYAALSLSETSLSEKGRTGEGLGRNWYVTPEITITDNDLRAAERPGARSWELSGSRPRPPPHAASDGPASGRQRSLEQLDELITDLVIDSRPPAGQAPEAASDGLTRQLRRLLDSRPSGPGVPALAPRSPPASAGSAEDPAGPGQAADASPEPSADEDDLMTCSNARCGRTETMFNACLYFKSCHSCYTYYCSRLCRREDWDAHKARCVYGRVGSVCRHVLQFCRDSGPVHRAFSRIARVGFLSRGRGVLFLGFPSPGSADNFLRFGLEGLLLSPTYLSLRELATHAAPLGSYARELAAAGRLYEPAECFLLSVSVAVGPGAAPPGAPARPAPAPRSPGPTVRKFAKVALAAGSPARPPPARGREPDLETLILTPPPGTAGLDQEGEAGRRAREVAFIHIQRELRLRGVFLRHEFPRVYEQLCEFVEANRRFTPTTIYPTDRRTGRPFMCMIMAASEPRALDWVASANLLDDIM, from the coding sequence CGCTGGACGGGGCGGCCATGGAGGCCCGTCCGGAGCCGCCGCCCCCGGAGCCCGCCGCTCCGCGCGCCCGATCCCGCGACGGCGAGCCCCGGCGCCGCGCCCGCTCCAAGAGCGCACCCCGCGCCGCCCCGGGCCTTGCGCCCGCGCCGGCCTCGCCGCCTGTGCTACCGCGCCGCGGCCGGGAGGCCCAGCGGGCTGCGCGGGCCGACGCGTCGCCCCGCCGGGAGCCCGCGTATCCCGCGCTACGCGCGCTCGCCAACGAGCTGCACCCGATCAAGCTGCAGCCGCAGCGGGGCGGCCCCGGCCGCATTGCGCCCCTGTGCGCCGCCGCCAACCGCTGCGCGCCGGCCGAGCCACCCGCGGGGCCCGCCCCTCACGTCCGCTGCCGCCTGGACATCAAGCCCGACGACGCGGTCCTGCAGCACGCTGCCCGGGGCTCGAGGCCCTGCGGGCCCGCGGAGACCACGCCCTGGCCGCGCGCCGCCCCGCAGCTCCACGGCCTTACGGTGCCCGGGCCTCGCCACGTGGCGCTGTcgcgcacccccacccccagtgactCGTACTGCGCCGACCCCCGGGCGCTGTACTGCGATGGGCCCCTTCCTGGGCCCCGGGACTACTCGGAGCGCCGGAGTCTGCCCTTCACCACCCCGCCGGGCCCCACCCAATTCTTCTACACCGAGGAACCAGAGGGCCACCCCGGTGGCTTCATGGCAGGCCCAGGGCCGCCCTTCGACAGCTACTACCCCAGGCCCTTTCTGTCCGAAGAGCCCCCTGGGCCCAGTCCAAGACGCGGGGGCAGCTACTATGCGGCGGAAGTTCGCACCTTCCCGGTCCAGGAACCGCCCTCCCGTTCCTACTACGGGGAGGCCCCCCGAGCCTACGGCCCGCCCTGCGGTCCACGCTATGCCCCTGAGGAGCCCCGGGTCCACCCCGCCGCCCGCCCTTTTCACACTGAGGACTTTGGGCGGTACCGCAATCGAGATGCCCTGACGCGGACTTACCCACACCCGCGCGGCAGCCCGGCCTGGGGCGACTGGGGCCCGCGGCCTTACCGTACCCTTCAGGGGGCCCCTCCCCCGGACCCCGGCCCGCTGCTCGCCTCGTGGCACGGCGGCACCGGCACCAGCCCACCCCGGCTGGCGACCGACAGCCGCCACTACTCGCGGTCCTGGGACAACATCCTGGCGTCCGCGCCGCGCAGAGAAGACCCCCTGGGCCGCGGCCGTAGCTACGAGAACCTGCTGGGGCGCGAGGCACGGGAGCCGCGGGGCACCTCCCCCGAAGGCCGGCGCCCGCCCGTCATAGTAAACCTATCCACCTCGCCCAGGCGCTACGCAGCGCTGTCGCTGTCCGAGACGTCGCTGTCGGAGAAGGGCCGTACGGGCGAGGGCCTGGGCCGAAACTGGTACGTCACGCCAGAGATCACCATCACCGACAACGACCTGCGCGCCGCCGAGCGCCCGGGCGCCAGGAGCTGGGAACTGTCGGGGAGCCGCCCGCGGCCGCCTCCCCACGCCGCCTCCGATGGCCCCGCTTCTGGCCGCCAGCGCAGCCTCGAACAGCTGGACGAGCTCATCACTGACCTGGTCATTGACTCGCGGCCCCCGGCCGGCCAAGCGCCCGAGGCCGCGTCGGACGGCCTGACCCGCCAGCTGCGGCGCCTGCTAGACTCGCGGCCCTCGGGCCCCGGGGTCCCGGCGCTGGCGCCGCGCTCACCACCTGCGTCTGCCGGCAGCGCCGAGGACCCCGCAGGCCCGGGGCAGGCGGCCGACGCGTCCCCCGAGCCCAGCGCCGACGAGGACGACCTGATGACGTGCTCCAACGCGCGCTGCGGGCGCACAGAGACCATGTTCAACGCCTGCCTCTACTTCAAGTCCTGCCACAGCTGCTACACCTACTACTGCTCGCGCCTGTGCCGCCGCGAGGACTGGGACGCACACAAGGCGCGCTGCGTGTACGGTCGCGTGGGCAGCGTGTGCCGCCACGTGCTGCAGTTCTGCCGCGACAGCGGCCCGGTGCACCGCGCCTTCTCGCGCATCGCGCGTGTCGGCTTCTTGTCCCGTGGCCGCGGCGTACTCTTCCTGGGCTTCCCGAGCCCCGGCTCCGCAGACAACTTCCTGCGCTTCGGCCTCGAGGGGCTGCTGCTGTCGCCCACCTACCTGTCGCTGCGCGAGCTGGCCACGCACGCGGCGCCACTGGGCAGCTATGCCCGGGAGCTGGCGGCCGCAGGGCGCCTCTACGAGCCGGCCGAGTGCTTCCTGCTCAGCGTATCGGTGGCCGTGGGCCCCGGCGCTGCGCCGCCCGGCGCCCCTGCCCGGCCAGCGCCCGCGCCGCGCAGCCCCGGACCCACGGTGCGCAAGTTCGCCAAAGTGGCGCTGGCGGCCGGCAGCCCCGcacggccgcccccggcgcggggccgCGAACCCGACCTGGAGACGTTGATCCTGACGCCGCCGCCCGGCACTGCGGGCCTGGACCAGGAGGGCGAGGCGGGCCGGCGAGCGCGGGAGGTGGCCTTCATCCACATCCAGCGCGAGCTGCGGCTGCGCGGCGTCTTCCTGCGCCACGAGTTCCCGCGCGTCTACGAGCAGCTCTGCGAGTTCGTGGAAGCCAACCGGCGCTTCACGCCCACCACCATCTACCCCACGGACCGGCGCACCGGCCGCCCCTTCATGTGCATGATCATGGCCGCCTCCGAGCCGCGGGCTCTCGACTGGGTGGCCAGTGCCAACCTGTTGGACGACATTATGTGA